Proteins encoded together in one Lathyrus oleraceus cultivar Zhongwan6 chromosome 5, CAAS_Psat_ZW6_1.0, whole genome shotgun sequence window:
- the LOC127087055 gene encoding uncharacterized protein LOC127087055 — protein sequence MATPVVLSKSSSSSKGWIKNISSIAARIYFLLIIFQVPLFRVTCRSGVCTTPLHVTSSQLVASEIFPLPIVKGLLYPGAALNGLIHNMTVPRWDDLFNLYNLTTIKDASAVTDLQRLEVLAGSYFSVAGALVGILKPGRMSIFGSLLVIWGLVKEGILGKPVNNDPSSAVYVYPTMVLAMICAFSSVKYDMKKVSARSAAPIRSTAKPLKSSTKSKLK from the exons ATGGCGACACCGGTGGTACTATCCAAatcatcatcttcatccaagGGTTGGAtcaaaaatatttcttcaatCGCAGCTCGCATCTACTTTCTCCTCATCATCTTTCAAGTTCCCCTTTTCCG GGTTACTTGTAGATCTGGTGTTTGTACAACCCCTTTACATGTTACATCGTCACAGTTAGTTGCAAGTGAGATATTTCCCCTTCCAATTGTGAAGGGTCTTTTGTACCCAGGTGCTGCTTTAAATGGCCTTATTCACAACATGACTGTTCCTCGTTGGGATGATTTGTTTAACTTGTATAACTTGACCACTATCAAGGATGCTTCTGCTGTCACCGATCTCCAACGCTTGGAG GTCCTTGCAGGAAGCTACTTCTCAGTAGCAGGAGCACTTGTTGGTATTCTGAAACCAGGGAGAATGAGCATATTCGGATCACTTCTTGTAATATGGGGACTGGTTAAAGAAGGGATTTTAGGAAAGCCAGTAAACAATGATCCTTCATCAGCTGTCTATGTCTACCCAACAATGGTGCTTGCCATGATATGTGCCTTCTCGTCCGTAAAGTATGATATGAAGAAGGTTTCTGCTAGGTCAGCAGCGCCTATTCGGTCTACTGCTAAACCTCTTAAGAGCTCAACAAAGTCTAAGCTGAAATGA